From a region of the Pleuronectes platessa chromosome 22, fPlePla1.1, whole genome shotgun sequence genome:
- the fgd6 gene encoding FYVE, RhoGEF and PH domain-containing protein 6 → MSAGVKKPPLAPKPKLPATVKPSPPPIAPKPGIHAQPWVVSQPSPATLKRAKPALAPKPCIPKSTTASSPPVSPPPPKPTGPLILSQEQQEALDNGLSLLNSRNGILSELLKRDSDYIIPTCSCGLQDCSQCLRLENGSVTEIGSDLFHKEPLQNGISTEGFTGTGPREGGVAAEKGEAGGISKKPRDKPQRQRHLDRELANKEAQRTEEQKENNSEAVKHQESAESDASGADVQTEELNGHLTDSTPACDVAGSIIVFSSVPLHGISTESLQVEYNEPISRLHSELQVPAAPSKPLPVPHPRKPKKPTLVRQDGVEVGAQDPAAEEQTQWNEMHEAEERLSWSHSSEGQELTQDTIEDSLPHRDSGMGDIDPDAPVPPPRQTSLSPRLHRTVHASALLNKNTSHSLDLLSQPNAMSHGKEGKDHRLEQDEEDGYGDFARYPITHSLPKQIKLGCHPLLANARKALSAEDQPFPRAPPRKPQRHSMPASHPPCFCPPAPPHANTPMRELPAPPQEKTAWRFTRPCVTFFSRQMPTRSSVPPKSRAPGLGGKQRAQSFSTADLATRANSQKRSLSFRKLLELRLSVKMLPKLLAKSGQSLDCTSVESHRGDRSLERPNSCIVESENCGEDEDVEYENVPLYEEIPEYMNLPFHGARLGWPNDPDAADSDIYEVQDPYHRCLDHEYESGWLSQDVHSEEDEDEIHSSDEEDNSSTSSKEHLDEADRQQEDEMKRKKVVHIAQEIMSSEKVFVDVLKLLHIDFRDAVAKATRQNGKPVVDERILNQILYYLPQLYQLNRDLQRELEERVAHWSDHQRLSDIFVQKGPYLKMYSTYIRQFDNNVALLDEQCRKNPAFAAVVREFETSPRCASLALKHYLLKPVQRIPQYQLLLTDYLKNLPEDSEDYKDTQAALSIVKEVANHANDIMKQGDNFQKLMQIQYSLNGHHEIVQPGRVFLKEGTLMKLSRKVMQPRMFFLFNDALMYTTPVQSAQYKLNSVLSLAGMKVSKPSQEAYQNELNIESVERSFILSAGSATERDEWLEAIAKAIDDYTKKKITFTSSRSQEEYQAEGVLDSGAPLGSKAPIWIPDLRATMCMMCTCEFTLTWRRHHCRACGKVVCQACSANKYYLEYLKNQPARVCDHCFAKLQENSDRCASTSVSPIKSGAFSFTRKQKKIPAALKEVSANTENSSMSGYLNRSKGNKKQWKRLWFVIKNKVLYTYAASEDVAALESQPLLGFFLREEKNGPAQKLQFKLYHKNTLFNIFKADDIPTAQRWIEAFQKAMILEQ, encoded by the exons ATGAGCGCAG GTGTGAAGAAGCCTCCATTAGCTCCCAAACCTAAACTTCCTGCTACCGTCAAACCCTCTCCCCCGCCCATCGCCCCCAAACCGGGGATCCACGCGCAGCCCTGGGTCGTCTCCCAACCTTCCCCTGCCACGCTCAAGAGGGCTAAACCGGCTCTTGCCCCGAAGCCATGTATTCCCAAATCCACCACGGCCTCCTCCCCCCCTGTTTCACCCCCACCACCCAAACCCACCGGACCCCTTATCCTATctcaggagcagcaggaagctTTAGACAATGGCCTCTCACTTCTCAACTCCAGAAATGGGATTTTATCGGAGTTACTCAAACGGGACTCGGACTACATCATTCCCACCTGCTCCTGTGGGCTCCAGGACTGCTCCCAGTGCCTGCGCCTGGAAAACGGAAGTGTAACCGAGATTGGGAGTGATTTGTTCCACAAAGAGCCGCTGCAGAATGGGATATCTACAGAGGGCTTCACAGGGACGGGGCCGCGGGAGGGGGGAGTAGCTGCAGAGAAGGGTGAAGCTGGAGGGATTAGCAAAAAGCCCAGGGATAAACCTCAAAGACAGAGACACCTGGACAGGGAGCTGGCAAACAAAGAGGCACAGAGGACcgaggagcagaaggagaacAATTCAGAGGCTGTAAAACATCAGGAAAGTGCAGAATCTGATGCATCAGGAGCAGATGTACAGACTGAGGAGTTAAACGGTCATTTAACAGACTCCACACCAGCCTGTGATGTTGCAGGCAGCATCATTGTTTTCTCGAGTGTCCCTCTTCATGGGATATCTACAGAATCCTTACAGGTGGAATACAACGAGCCCATCAGCAGGCTACACTCTGAACTGCAGGTCCCTGCTGCCCCCAGTAAGCCTCTCCCTGTCCCCCACCCTCGTAAACCTAAAAAGCCGACGCTGGTGAGGCAGGACGGGGTGGAGGTCGGTGCCCAGGACCCGGCGGCGGAGGAACAGACGCAGTGGAATGAGATGCATGAAGCCGAGGAAAGATTGAGTTGGTCTCATAGTTCAGAGGGTCAGGAGCTCACACAGGACACGATTGAAGACTCTTTACCACACAGAGACTCAGGTATGGGAGACATTGACCCGGACGCCCCCGTCCCTCCTCCTCGACagacctccctctctcctcgccTCCATAGAACAGTCCACGCATCGGCCCTTCTCAACAAAAACACCTCGCACTCCTTAGACCTGCTCTCACAACCTAACGCCATGAGCCACGGGAAAGAGGGCAAGGACCACCGGCTggagcaggatgaagaggacgGGTACGGCGACTTTGCGCGGTACCCGATCACTCACAGCCTCCCCAAACAGATCAAACTGGGCTGCCACCCTCTTCTGGCCAACGCCAGGAAAGCCCTCTCTGCTGAAGATCAGCCCTTCCCGAGGGCGCCACCAAGAAAACCTCAACGCCACAGCATGCCAGCGTCCCATCCGCCCTGCTTCTGCCCTCCTGCACCTCCACATGCGAACACCCCAATGAGGGAGCTGCCCGCGCCCCCTCAGGAGAAAACAGCCTGGCGCTTCACCCGACCCTGCGTGACCTTCTTCAGCCGGCAGATGCCCACCAGGAGCAGCGTGCCTCCAAAGAGCCGAGCCCCGGGGCTGGGGGGCAAGCAGAGGGCGCAGTCCTTCTCCACAGCTGACCTGGCAACCCGGGCCAACTCTCAAAAAAGAAGCCTCTCCTTCCGGAAGCTGCTGGAGCTCCGGCTGTCGGTCAAGATGCTGCCAAAGCTGCTGGCAAAGTCAGGGCAGTCCCTGGACTGTACCAGCGTGGAGTCCCACCGGGGGGACAGGAGCCTGGAGCGGCCCAACAGCTGCATAGTGGAGTCTGAAAACTGTGGGGAAGATGAAGACGTGGAGTACGAGAACGTCCCTTTGTATGAGGAGATCCCCGAATACATGAACCTGCCGTTTCACGGTGCGAGGCTGGGGTGGCCCAACGACCCCGATGCTGCGGATTCAGACATCTACGAAGTGCAGGATCCTTATCACCGATGCCTAGACCACGAATACGAGAG CGGCTGGCTGAGTCAGGACGTCCACtccgaggaggacgaggacgagatCCACAGTTCAGACGAAGAGGACAacagctccacctccagcaaGGAGCACCTGGACGAGGCCGACAGACAG CAGGAGGacgagatgaagaggaagaaggtggTGCACATCGCCCAGGAGATCATGAGCTCGGAGAAAGT ATTCGTGGACGTCCTGAAGCTTCTACACATC GACTTTCGGGATGCTGTGGCCAAGGCGACGCGGCAGAACGGGAAGCCGGTGGTGGACGAGCGGATCCTCAACCAGATCCTGTACTACCTTCCACAACTGTACCAGCTCAACAGAGACctgcagagggagctggaggagagggtgGCACActg GAGCGATCACCAGCGCCTGTCGGACATCTTTGTCCAGAAGGGTCCGTACCTGAAGATGTACTCCACCTACATCCGTCAGTTCGACAACAACGTGGCGCTGCTGGACGAGCAGTGCAGGAAGAACCCGGCGTTCGCCGCCGTCGTCCGAGAGTTCGAG ACGAGTCCGAGATGTGCCAGCCTGGCTCTGAAACACTACCTGCTGAAACCAGTGCAGAGGATCCCTCAGTACCAGTTGCTGCTCACTG ATTATCTGAAGAACCTCCCGGAGGACTCGGAGGATTATAAAGACACACAAG CTGCCCTCAGCATCGTGAAGGAAGTGGCCAACCACGCTAATGACATCATGAAACAAGGG gaTAACTTCCAGAAGCTGATGCAGATCCAGTACAGTCTCAACGGTCACCATGAGATCGTCCAGCCAGGCAGG GTGTTCCTGAAGGAGGGAACTCTCATGAAACTCTCCAGGAAAGTCATGCAGCCGCGGATGTTCTTTCTG tttaaTGACGCACTCATGTACACCACTCCGGTCCAGTCTGCCCAGTATAAACTCAACAGTGTCCTCTCTCTGGCTGGGATGAAG GTGAGCAAGCCGAGCCAGGAGGCCTATCAGAACGAGCTGAACATTGAAAGCGTTGAGCGCTCTTTCATCCTGTCTGCCGG CTCggccacagagagagacgagTGGCTGGAGGCCATCGCCAAGGCCATCGACGACtacacaaagaagaaaataacGTTCACATCGAGTCGCAGTCAGGAGGAG TATCAGGCTGAGGGGGTTCTTGACAGCGGGGCCCCGTTAGGCTCCAAGGCTCCGATCTGGATCCCGGACCTGAGGGCCACCATGTGCATGATGTGTACCTGTGAGTTCACCCTCACCTGGAGGAGGCATCACTGTCGCGCCTGTGGAAAG gttgTGTGTCAGGCGTGCTCTGCTAATAAGTACTACCTGGAGTACTTGAAGAACCAGCCGGCACGAGTGTGTGATCACTGCTTCGCTAAGCTACAGGAGAATA GTGACCGTTGTGCCTCAACGTCCGTGTCTCCCATCAAATCTGGAGCTTTTTCCTTCActagaaaacagaaaaagattCCAGCTGCACTAAAAGAG GTTTCTGCGAACACGGAGAACTCGTCCatgagcggctacttgaaccgGTCGAAAGGCAACAAGAAGCAGTGGAAGAGGCTTTGGTTCGTCATTAAGAACAAAGTCCTGTACACCTACGCTGCCAGTGAG GATGTAGCGGCGCTGGAGAGTCAGCCTCTGCTGGGCTTCTTCCTGCGGGAGGAGAAGAACGGGCCGGCTCAGAAGCTGCAGTTCAAACTGTATCACAAGAACACGCTGTTTAACATCTTCAAGGCCGACGACATCCCCACTGCACAGAG ATGGATCGAGGCCTTCCAGAAGGCGATGATACTCGAGCAGTAA
- the ndufa12 gene encoding NADH dehydrogenase [ubiquinone] 1 alpha subcomplex subunit 12, producing MAEYLNVVRRALGQIGGHGGLKGLLVQFFRANDVKTGALIGVDKYGNKYFEDNKHYFFGRHRWVLYTTEMNGKNTMWEVDGSMVPAEWHRWLHCMTDDPPTTHPPEPKKFLAEVHQFNVSGSAQQYVPYSTTRKKVHEWVPPKAADQ from the exons ATGGCGGAGTATCTGAACGTCGTCCGAAGGGCTTTGGGACAAATAGGAGGTCACGGGGGACTGAAAGGTCTTCTCGTGCAGTTTTTCAG AGCGAATGATGTGAAGACCGGGGCCCTGATCGGAGTCGATAAATATGGAAACAAATACTTTGAGGACAATAAGCACTATTTCTTTG ggCGACATCGCTGGGTGCTCTACACCACAGAGATGAACGGAAAGAACACCATGTGGGAGGTGGACGGCAGCATGGTGCCTGCGGAATG GCATCGCTGGCTGCACTGTATGACCGAcgacccccccaccacacacccACCGGAGCCCAAGAAGTTCCTGGCTGAGGTTCACCAGTTCAACGTGAGCGGCAGCGCGCAGCAGTACGTGCCGTACTCCACCACCCGCAAGAAGGTCCACGAGTGGGTTCCACCCAAAGCTGCAGACCAGTGA